In a genomic window of Quercus lobata isolate SW786 chromosome 4, ValleyOak3.0 Primary Assembly, whole genome shotgun sequence:
- the LOC115983474 gene encoding microfibrillar-associated protein 1-like isoform X1, whose translation MEADVADVDTDDEVNEAEEYEAWKVREIARIKRDRDDRESMLKEREEIERVRNMTEEERREWERKNPKPAAPQKQKWRFMQKYYHKGVFFQSNADDTAATAASDNIYTRDFSAPTGEDKMDKTILPKVMQVKHFGRSERTKWTHLVNEDTTDWDNP comes from the exons ATGGAGGCAGATGTTGCTGATGTGGATACTGATGATGAAGTGAATGAGGCAGAGGAGTATGAAGCTTGGAAGGTGAGGGAGATTGCTAGGATCAAGAGGGATAGGGATGACCGTGAGTCGATGTTGAAGGAGAGGGAAGAGATTGAGAGGGTGAGAAACATGACAGAGGAAGAGAGGAGGGAGTGGGAGAGGAAGAATCCAAAACCTGCTGCGCCACAAAAGCAGAAATGGAGGTTCATGCAGAAATATTACCACAAGGGTGTGTTCTTCCAGTCAAATGCTGACGACACTGCTGCAACTGCTGCATCAGATAATATTTACACTCGGGATTTCTCTGCCCCAACTGGAGAAGATAAGATGGACAAGACAATATTGCCCAAGGTCATGCAGGTCAAGCACTTTGGTCGTAGTGAAAGGACAAAATGGACTCATCTTGTCAATGAGGATACAACCGACTGGGACAACCC TTGA
- the LOC115983474 gene encoding microfibrillar-associated protein 1-like isoform X2: MEADVADVDTDDEVNEAEEYEAWKVREIARIKRDRDDRESMLKEREEIERVRNMTEEERREWERKNPKPAAPQKQKWRFMQKYYHKGVFFQSNADDTAATAASDNIYTRDFSAPTGEDKMDKTILPKVMQVKHFGRSERTKWTHLVNEDTTDWDNP; encoded by the exons ATGGAGGCAGATGTTGCTGATGTGGATACTGATGATGAAGTGAATGAGGCAGAGGAGTATGAAGCTTGGAAGGTGAGGGAGATTGCTAGGATCAAGAGGGATAGGGATGACCGTGAGTCGATGTTGAAGGAGAGGGAAGAGATTGAGAGGGTGAGAAACATGACAGAGGAAGAGAGGAGGGAGTGGGAGAGGAAGAATCCAAAACCTGCTGCGCCACAAAAGCAGAAATGGAGGTTCATGCAGAAATATTACCACAAGGGTGTGTTCTTCCAGTCAAATGCTGACGACACTGCTGCAACTGCTGCATCAGATAATATTTACACTCGGGATTTCTCTGCCCCAACTGGAGAAGATAAGATGGACAAGACAATATTGCCCAAGGTCATGCAGGTCAAGCACTTTGGTCGTAGTGAAAGGACAAAATGGACTCATCTTGTCAATGAGGATACAACCGACTGGGACAACCC GTAG